The following are encoded together in the Lactuca sativa cultivar Salinas chromosome 1, Lsat_Salinas_v11, whole genome shotgun sequence genome:
- the LOC111916627 gene encoding calcium-dependent protein kinase 26 codes for MGNCLKGLCWRQSQPPPKIEPDLADNQSQSKDPPPTQQTPPQHDIITEKDHEHEHESKQEIKVETKPSRKVSLAKQQSKHTQSVKKPQEVKRLLSVGLQTNRVLKTKSGNLKDLYLLGKKLGNGQFGTTYLCKEKSTNKEFACKAIAKRKLLTDEDVEDVRREIEIMHHISGHPNVVSIKGAYEDAVSVYLVMELCGGGELFDRIIEKGHYSERKAADLAKTIVSVIEACHSLGVMHRDLKPENFLFVDNHEDSIMKSIDFGLSTFFKPGQVFTDVVGSPYYVAPEVLLKDYGQEADIWSAGVIIYVLLCGVPPFWAESENDIFEEVLNGKVDFSIDPWPKISESAKDLVKKMLVRDRKKRITAHEVLCHPWISVDGVAPDKPLDSAVLTHLTRFSAMNKLKKLALRVIASRLSEEEIAGLKQMFKMIDTDNSGYITFEELKDGLKSYGAKLEESEIHDLMHAADIDNNGSIDYEEFVAATLHFNKVEREDNLYGAFSYFDKDGSGYITLNEIQQSCKELGIDDAQVEEIIQEADLNNDGHIDYNEFVAMMQNGSGTVGRKEQKNSLKIGLREGFPVS; via the exons ATGGGTAATTGCTTAAAGGGTTTATGCTGGCGTCAATCACAGCCTCCACCCAAGATTGAACCGGATTTAGCAGACAATCAATCACAATCTAAAGATCCTCCACCCACTCAACAAACACCTCCACAACATGACATAATCACAGAAAAAGATCATGAACACGAACACGAATCTAAACAAGAAATCAAAGTAGAGACAAAGCCATCCAGAAAAGTTTCATTAGCGAAGCAACAAAGCAAACACACACAATCTGTCAAAAAGCCTCAAGAAGTGAAAAGATTGTTAAGTGTAGGGCTTCAAACCAATCGTGTCTTAAAAACCAAATCCGGGAATCTAAAAGATTTATACCTTTTGGGTAAGAAACTAGGCAATGGTCAATTTGGCACAACATATCTTTGCAAAGAGAAGTCAACCAACAAAGAGTTTGCTTGTAAAGCAATTGCAAAAAGAAAACTCCTCACAGATGAAGATGTGGAAGATGTTAGAAGAGAAATTGAAATCATGCATCATATATCAGGACACCCGAATGTAGTTTCAATCAAAGGAGCTTATGAAGATGCAGTATCAGTTTATTTAGTTATGGAACTTTGTGGTGGAGGTGAATTGTTTGATAGAATTATAGAAAAAGGTCATTATTCAGAAAGAAAGGCAGCTGATCTTGCGAAAACCATTGTTAGTGTGATTGAAGCTTGTCATTCTCTTGGTGTAATGCATAGAGACCTTAAACCTGAAAACTTTCTATTTGTTGATAACCATGAAGATTCAATTATGAAGTCCATAGATTTTGGATTATCGACTTTCTTTAAACCTGGACAAGTTTTTACAGATGTGGTTGGAAGCCCTTATTATGTTGCACCTGAAGTTTTGCTTAAAGATTATGGTCAAGAAGCTGATATTTGGAGTGCAGGTGTGATTATTTATGTTCTTCTTTGTGGGGTCCCTCCATTTTGGGCAG AATCAGAGAATGATATATTTGAAGAGGTTTTGAATGGTAAAGTTGACTTCAGTATTGATCCATGGCCTAAAATATCAGAAAGTGCTAAAGATTTAGTTAAAAAAATGCTTGTTAGAGATCGTAAAAAACGGATAACTGCTCATGAAGTTCTTT GCCACCCTTGGATCAGTGTTGATGGTGTTGCTCCAGATAAGCCTCTTGACTCTGCAGTGTTGACTCACTTGACTCGGTTTTCTGCCATGAACAAGCTTAAAAAACTTGCTCTTAGG GTGATTGCATCAAGACTTTCAGAAGAAGAGATTGCTGGTTTAAAACAAATGTTTAAGATGATAGATACAGACAACAGTGGATACATCACTTTTGAAGAGCTCAAAGATGGATTAAAAAGTTATGGTGCTAAGCTTGAAGAGTCTGAAATTCATGACCTAATGCATGCT GCGGATATTGACAACAATGGTAGCATCGACTATGAAGAATTTGTAGCTGCAACTTTGCATTTCAATAAAGTTGAAAGGGAAGATAATTTATATGGTGCTTTTTCATATTTTGATAAAGATGGAAGTGGTTATATAACTTTGAATGAAATCCAACAATCGTGTAAAGAATTGGGAATAGATGATGCACAAGTGGAAGAAATTATCCAAGAAGCTGATTTGAACAAT GATGGGCATATTGATTACAATGAGTTTGTTGCAATGATGCAAAATGGAAGTGGAACTGTTGGAAGGAAAGAACAAAAGAACAGCTTGAAAATTGGACTTAGAGAGGGATTTCCAGTTTCTTGA
- the LOC111916628 gene encoding uncharacterized protein LOC111916628, protein MVVKMMKWRPWPPLLSRKFEVKLVVKKMEGANCDPLHSDLEKDNRRVVEIKWKGPKITLGSFRRTAKRDFTREGEIVDPNGVVFWDQEFNSVCTLSGYKENDFLPWEIGFTVGSNTGLKNKVLLIGKAYLNLAEFASSANEKEFELNIPLVVASGSTEPHPSLHVSLSLMELRAAQTQNQSSETSSGDKDEHSALKAGLRKVKIFKEYVSIKRGKKASGEDDNEISESRSDEGDYSNSNSNLIDSDSGDDSGDGESFENANVRKSFSYGTLAYANYAGGSLFEDNLYYSNQKSDESERCSPENDPTASSSEQSITQIPKRSILPWKKRKLNFKSPPKGEPLLKKDYGEEGGDDIDFDRRQLSSDESLVNLPQVILPASEFGDDSFAIGNWEQREIISRDGCMKLQTEVFFASIDQRSEEAAGESACTALVTVISDWFQNNHNLMPIKSQFDSLIREGSSEWRRLCDNETYMVRFPDKHFDLDTVLEANLRPLSVIPGKSFVGFFHPDELHEGSFDFLHGAMSFDNMWDEISHESEASTNSEPQVYIVSWNDHFFVLKVDSDAYYIIDTLGERLFEGCNQAYILKFDRSSAIFRLPAMDSGEQTPAAEQPSDSDDKICYGKESCKDYIKNFLAAIPIRELQADIKKGLVSSTPVHHRLQIEFHYTQSPPPPATNGVVVDATSAPVTEVVI, encoded by the exons ATGGTGGTAAAGATGATGAAATGGCGGCCATGGCCGCCGCTTTTATCAAGAAAATTTGAGGTGAAATTGGTGGTGAAGAAGATGGAGGGTGCGAATTGTGATCCTCTACATTCCGACCTAGAGAAGGATAATCGTAGGGTTGTGGAAATCAAGTGGAAAGGACCCAAGATCACTTTGGGTTCATTTAGAAGAACAGCGAAGAGGGATTTCACAAGAGAAGGGGAAATCGTTGATCCGAACGGTGTTGTATTCTGGGATCAAGAATTCAATTCAGTTTGTACCCTTTCTGGGTATAAAGAAAATGACTTTCTTCCATGGGAGATTGGATTTACAGTT GGATCAAACACAGGGCTGAAGAACAAGGTTCTTTTAATCGGAAAAGCCTACTTGAATCTTGCTGAATTTGCTTCTTCTGCAAACGAAAAAGAATTCGAACTCAATATCCCTCTTGTTGTTGCATCCGGATCGACGGAGCCTCATCCATCTCTTCATGTATCACTCAGTTTAATGGAGTTGAGAGCTGCTCAAACTCAAAATCAATCATCGGAAACTTCATCGGGGGATAAAGACGAGCATTCAGCACTTAAAGCGGGATTAAGAAAAGTTAAGATCTTCAAGGAGTACGTCTCGATTAAAAGAGGCAAAAAAGCCTCCGGCGAGGATGATAATGAAATTAGCGAAAGCAGGAGTGACGAAGGTGACTATTCGAATTCCAATTCCAATCTTATTGACTCTGATTCAGGCGATGATTCCGGAGACGGCGAATCGTTCGAGAATGCTAACGTTCGGAAATCATTTAGCTATGGCACGTTGGCATATGCAAATTACGCTGGTGGATCTCTTTTCGAGGACAATCTTTATTATAGTAACCAGAAATCCGATGAGAGTGAGCGTTGCTCACCGGAAAATGACCCGACCGCTTCGAGTTCTGAACAGAGTATAACTCAGATTCCGAAACGCAGCATCTTACCATGGAAGAAGAGGAAATTAAATTTCAAATCACCACCGAAGGGCGAACCGTTGTTAAAGAAAGATTACGGTGAAGAAGGTGGAGATGATATTGACTTTGACCGGCGGCAACTCAGCTCCGATGAGTCTCTAGTTAACCTACCTCAGGTAATTCTTCCGGCTTCTGAGTTTGGGGACGACAGTTTTGCAATCGGGAATTGGGAACAGAGGGAGATAATCAGCCGAGATGGGTGCATGAAGCTTCAGACAGAGGTTTTCTTTGCTTCTATAGATCAACGTAGTGAAGAGGCCGCCGGAGAAAGCGCTTGCACCGCCCTTGTGACGGTGATTTCCGATTGGTTCCAAAACAATCACAATTTGATGCCGATTAAATCCCAATTTGATTCTCTCATCAGAGAAGGTTCATCAGAATGGAGGCGTCTCTGTGATAATGAAACTTACATGGTCCGATTTCCAGATAAACATTTTGATCTTGACACCGTCCTCGAGGCCAATCTCCGCCCCCTCTCCGTCATCCCCGGAAAATCTTTTGTCGGTTTTTTTCACCCCGATGAACTCCACGAGGGTAGTTTTGACTTTTTACATGGAGCAATGTCATTTGATAACATGTGGGATGAGATTAGCCATGAATCAGAAGCTTCTACAAACAGCGAACCTCAAGTTTACATAGTTAGCTGGAACGACCACTTTTTTGTATTGAAAGTCGATTCAGATGCTTATTACATAATTGACACTTTAGGGGAACGACTCTTTGAAGGTTGCAATCAAGCGTATATCTTGAAATTTGATCGGAGCTCAGCAATTTTCAGACTTCCCGCCATGGATTCCGGCGAGCAGACTCCGGCAGCTGAGCAACCCAGTGATTCCGACGATAAGATTTGCTATGGAAAAGAATCGTGTAAGGATTATATTAAGAACTTCTTGGCCGCCATTCCCATAAGGGAACTGCAAGCAGATATCAAGAAAGGTTTGGTTTCTTCAACTCCAGTTCATCACAGGCTACAGATCGAGTTTCATTACACTCAGTCGCCACCACCACCTGCCACTAATGGTGTGGTGGTTGATGCCACGTCAGCACCGGTAACTGAGGTTGTCATATAG
- the LOC111916629 gene encoding uncharacterized protein LOC111916629 yields the protein MEGIRIRLFIVLLYFLSITVPSIYATDFNYCNKKKEYAVEVSGVVISPDPITKGKVTSFTISAITDKALSSGKVVIDVAYFGFHVYGQTGDLCAETSCPIPAGDFTISYSQLLPTYAPPGSYTLTLKIQDGDKNELTCIKFDFTIGFFFDSKNGLANSLSS from the exons ATGGAAGGAATTCGAATCCGTTTGTTCATCGTGCTTCTTTACTTTCTCTCCATAACCGTACCTTCCATCTACGCCACCGATTTCAACTACTGCA ATAAGAAGAAAGAATATGCCGTTGAGGTAAGTGGAGTTGTGATTAGTCCTGACCCGATAACAAAAGGCAAAGTCACCTCCTTTACTATTTCTGCAATCACAg ataaagcattatctagtggGAAAGTTGTAATCGATGTTGCTTACTTTGGATTTCATGTCTATGGTCAGACCGGCGACCTTTGCGCCGAAACGTCATGCCCTATTCCTGCTGGCGACTTCACTATTTCTTACTCCCAACTCTTGCCAACATATGCTCCCCCT GGTTCGTACACACTTACGTTGAAGATACAAGATGGTGATAAAAATGAGCTCACATGCATCAAATTTGATTTCACCATTGGTTTCTTCTTTGACTCCAAGAATGGACTCGCAAATAGTTTGAGTTCTTGA